One region of Streptococcus parasanguinis genomic DNA includes:
- a CDS encoding threonine/serine exporter family protein: protein MEESKQINQVIDVLMLAGTLLIESGSEIHRVEDTMIRIAHSQGIVDCNVLAMPVAIFFSIENANVTRMKRILRTNYNIEKVCDVNQISRQLVSGEIDLEQAYQALSELKMKRVPYTNLQLTIAATLSAPFFSIMFGGNFYDAIGAGIATIFAFAFSLVVEKYVRIPFVTAFAAAFVFGFLAHIWTRYSGFPSNTDLIIAGCVMPFVPGIAMTNAVRDLMNYHLNSGMSKLFETLLITLALGAGTTVALVLMK from the coding sequence ATGGAAGAGTCAAAACAGATCAACCAAGTGATCGACGTCCTGATGTTAGCCGGAACCCTCCTGATAGAGAGCGGTTCTGAGATTCACCGGGTCGAAGATACCATGATCCGGATCGCCCACTCACAGGGAATCGTCGATTGCAATGTTTTAGCGATGCCAGTCGCTATTTTCTTTTCAATTGAGAATGCCAATGTCACACGCATGAAACGGATCTTGCGGACCAATTACAATATCGAAAAGGTCTGTGATGTCAATCAGATCTCTCGTCAACTCGTCTCTGGAGAGATCGATCTCGAGCAAGCCTACCAGGCCCTGAGCGAGTTGAAAATGAAGCGCGTTCCTTATACCAATCTTCAGTTGACCATTGCGGCAACCCTCAGTGCCCCTTTCTTCTCCATCATGTTTGGAGGAAATTTCTATGATGCGATTGGAGCAGGTATTGCGACTATCTTTGCCTTTGCTTTTTCTCTTGTCGTTGAGAAATACGTTCGCATTCCTTTTGTCACTGCCTTTGCGGCCGCCTTTGTCTTTGGTTTTTTGGCCCATATCTGGACGCGCTATAGTGGTTTTCCTTCCAATACCGATCTTATTATCGCAGGTTGTGTCATGCCCTTCGTTCCTGGAATCGCTATGACCAATGCCGTCCGAGATCTCATGAATTACCACCTCAACTCTGGGATGAGCAAACTCTTTGAGACTCTCCTCATTACTCTTGCACTTGGTGCCGGTACAACCGTTGCCCTCGTCCTTATGAAATAA
- a CDS encoding threonine/serine exporter family protein produces the protein MNLTEFLIQAVASLIAIITFLIVLNVQRSMLIPGGILGMGIWLLYYILKGPTNVIVATFIAAIVGSCISQILSIILKTPVVVFMLSILAPLVPGYISYRTTSFFVSGQYRQAVTSVTLVVILALVISIGMASGSVVLKLYHSYRRYQKRKMTNAN, from the coding sequence ATGAACCTAACTGAATTTTTAATCCAAGCGGTGGCCAGTTTGATTGCCATCATCACCTTTTTAATTGTCCTAAATGTGCAGCGCTCCATGTTGATTCCTGGAGGAATCCTCGGTATGGGCATCTGGCTACTCTACTATATCCTGAAAGGGCCTACCAATGTCATCGTTGCGACCTTTATCGCAGCCATTGTCGGCTCCTGTATCAGTCAGATTTTAAGTATCATTCTCAAGACGCCTGTCGTGGTCTTTATGTTGTCCATTCTCGCGCCCTTGGTTCCTGGATATATTTCCTATCGAACTACTTCCTTTTTTGTCAGTGGCCAATATCGTCAGGCAGTGACCAGCGTGACCCTGGTGGTTATTCTGGCCTTGGTGATCTCCATCGGGATGGCTAGTGGATCTGTCGTTTTGAAACTCTACCATTCTTATCGACGCTATCAAAAAAGAAAAATGACCAATGCTAACTAG
- a CDS encoding histidine kinase — protein MAIGILSLGIVAGMGRKLPFGFFVLSFLFVVLFSFYIFSILKEIKELKQIKGK, from the coding sequence ATGGCTATCGGTATTTTATCCCTTGGAATAGTAGCTGGTATGGGAAGAAAACTTCCGTTTGGTTTCTTTGTTTTATCTTTTTTATTTGTAGTTCTATTTAGTTTCTATATTTTTAGTATTCTAAAAGAGATAAAGGAATTAAAGCAAATAAAAGGTAAGTAA
- a CDS encoding MFS transporter: protein MSNRQIVKDFISSFISSLSGKAFNFALGLMLLDQTKSAMSFGINMIIYPLVSLIFLVPIGNLVDRYRHKKILIYNFIFRLIIFLLFYAFYFLTNSSTILYLVIPFVIFHSITVNINDTCYSASIHELVNDKKIQRLSSVTQTAIAIATMLSPAIGVILYNWLGFSGFILIEIIANILSLGVLLTMKFFYEHEVKEAKIKQIEKHQHGVKEIIQFLKENQIVKYIILVSVVLNFFYTSISIGVPFVVKEQLLLDNATVGILETMSAVGMLLASVSMSLLPDKKENNTLLSNRIRIPLFLLTIAIVGLGITFATTNTQVIISSVGGLFMGIIAFTLVILNIVVMTYLQSSIETNYLGRVMSTLFTLNTSIMPIGTIVFTYLFQKDINGGLIFIFGGVSLLIYTVIMLPRIYRILKKEHIY, encoded by the coding sequence ATGTCTAATAGACAAATCGTTAAAGACTTTATCAGTAGTTTTATTAGCTCCTTAAGTGGAAAAGCTTTTAATTTTGCTTTAGGATTAATGTTACTGGACCAAACAAAATCCGCAATGAGTTTTGGAATCAATATGATCATCTATCCTTTAGTTAGTTTGATTTTCTTGGTTCCAATCGGTAATTTAGTAGACCGATACCGTCATAAAAAGATCTTAATTTATAATTTTATCTTTAGGCTTATAATCTTTCTTCTGTTTTATGCTTTTTATTTTTTAACGAATTCATCTACTATCTTATATCTAGTAATCCCGTTTGTCATATTCCACTCTATTACAGTTAACATCAATGATACTTGTTATTCAGCTTCTATCCACGAGTTAGTAAACGATAAAAAAATTCAACGATTAAGTTCTGTTACACAAACCGCCATCGCTATCGCAACCATGCTTTCCCCAGCTATTGGAGTCATTCTTTATAATTGGTTAGGCTTCTCAGGCTTTATTCTTATAGAAATCATTGCAAATATCCTTTCTTTAGGCGTCTTACTTACCATGAAATTCTTCTATGAACACGAAGTGAAAGAAGCTAAGATTAAACAGATTGAAAAGCATCAACATGGAGTCAAAGAAATTATCCAATTCTTAAAAGAAAATCAGATTGTCAAATATATTATTCTTGTTAGTGTTGTACTGAATTTTTTCTATACTTCCATTAGCATTGGAGTACCATTTGTAGTCAAAGAGCAACTCTTATTAGATAATGCAACAGTAGGTATCCTAGAAACAATGTCTGCGGTTGGAATGTTATTAGCCAGTGTGTCAATGTCGCTACTGCCAGACAAAAAAGAAAATAACACACTTCTCTCTAATAGAATTCGCATTCCACTTTTTCTTCTAACCATCGCTATCGTTGGTTTGGGTATTACATTTGCAACTACTAACACCCAAGTGATTATTTCTTCCGTTGGCGGTTTATTTATGGGAATTATCGCATTCACTCTTGTTATTCTAAATATTGTCGTCATGACCTATCTTCAAAGTAGCATTGAAACAAATTATTTAGGAAGAGTAATGAGTACTTTGTTCACACTAAATACGTCTATCATGCCGATCGGTACCATTGTATTTACTTATCTATTTCAAAAGGACATAAACGGAGGTCTTATATTCATATTTGGAGGTGTTTCTCTCCTGATCTATACCGTGATAATGTTACCTCGAATCTATAGAATACTCAAAAAAGAACACATTTATTGA
- a CDS encoding tetratricopeptide repeat protein has product MVSKIDVAWDLFLEGKTSEAKKLVEQDFSIDTCTDFSLLNLMGYLLLAEKDYASCTRIFEKYILLAQQNEDKEHEHIGLHQLAMIYRDQGDFHKALKLIEDEEKIIEEHFPNDNLKKAINNYEQGYVRLKLNNLDEALTFMNLSLEQSLETDDVISQACSYRGLGEIYLALEDKGLANTHFKRAIELFESVGEFEGVKEIEELINR; this is encoded by the coding sequence ATGGTTTCTAAAATTGATGTGGCTTGGGACTTGTTTCTGGAGGGAAAAACATCAGAAGCTAAAAAGTTGGTTGAACAAGATTTTTCCATTGATACCTGTACAGATTTTAGCCTTTTAAATCTGATGGGGTATTTATTATTGGCAGAAAAAGACTATGCCTCGTGTACCCGTATCTTTGAGAAATACATTTTATTAGCTCAACAAAATGAAGACAAAGAACATGAACACATTGGATTACATCAATTAGCTATGATCTACAGAGATCAGGGTGATTTTCATAAGGCTTTAAAGCTCATTGAAGATGAAGAGAAGATAATTGAAGAGCATTTTCCCAATGATAATCTAAAGAAAGCTATAAATAACTACGAACAAGGCTATGTGAGATTGAAATTAAACAATCTTGATGAAGCTCTTACATTCATGAATCTGTCACTGGAACAATCTTTAGAGACTGATGATGTGATTTCTCAGGCTTGTAGCTATAGAGGGTTAGGGGAAATTTATTTAGCCTTGGAAGATAAAGGATTAGCCAACACACATTTCAAACGAGCTATAGAACTTTTCGAAAGTGTTGGAGAGTTTGAAGGGGTAAAGGAAATTGAGGAATTGATTAATCGATGA
- a CDS encoding hydroxymethylglutaryl-CoA synthase encodes MTIGIDKIGFATSPYVLRLEDLAAARDTDPEKLSKGLLLKEQSVAPITEDIVTLAATAADDILTDEDKEAIDMVILATESGIDQSKAAAVFVHGLLDIQPFARSFEMKEACYAATAALDYAKLHVEKFPQSKVLVIASDIAKYGIGTPGEPTQGAGAVAMLISQNPRILSFNDDNVAQTRDVMDFWRPNYATTPFVNGIYSTQQYLDSLKTTWAEYQKRTGLALTDFAAVCFHLPYPKLALKGLKKILDKSVSEEKKDQLQYNFDQSILYSQRVGNIYTGSLFLGLLSLLENQPQLKAGDRIALFSYGSGAVSEIFSANLVPGFEQLLDHKRMEKLDQRTVLSVADYERLFYEEVDLDPSGNQVFEPATHQTFALTEIKEHQRTYQKVEK; translated from the coding sequence ATGACAATTGGGATTGATAAGATTGGTTTTGCGACGAGCCCTTATGTCTTGCGTTTAGAAGATTTGGCCGCTGCTCGTGATACCGATCCCGAAAAACTGAGCAAGGGTCTTCTCTTAAAAGAACAAAGCGTGGCACCGATCACAGAAGACATCGTCACATTGGCTGCTACTGCAGCAGATGATATTTTAACAGACGAAGATAAAGAAGCGATCGACATGGTGATTCTTGCGACAGAATCTGGAATTGACCAGAGTAAGGCTGCTGCTGTGTTTGTCCATGGCTTACTAGACATCCAGCCTTTCGCCCGCTCTTTTGAGATGAAAGAAGCCTGCTATGCTGCGACTGCTGCCTTGGATTATGCTAAACTCCATGTTGAAAAATTCCCACAGAGTAAGGTTTTGGTCATTGCCAGTGACATTGCTAAATACGGAATTGGGACTCCTGGTGAACCAACACAAGGTGCCGGAGCGGTTGCCATGCTAATCAGCCAAAATCCTCGTATTCTATCTTTTAACGATGATAATGTTGCCCAAACACGCGATGTCATGGATTTTTGGCGTCCAAATTACGCGACAACTCCCTTCGTGAATGGGATTTATTCAACGCAACAATATCTAGATTCTCTGAAAACAACCTGGGCGGAATACCAGAAACGGACTGGTCTTGCCTTGACAGACTTTGCAGCTGTCTGCTTCCACTTGCCTTATCCGAAATTAGCTCTCAAGGGCTTGAAAAAAATCCTGGATAAGTCAGTATCAGAAGAGAAAAAAGACCAATTACAATACAACTTTGATCAATCGATTCTATACAGCCAACGCGTGGGAAATATCTACACTGGATCTCTTTTCCTAGGCTTGCTGTCACTACTGGAAAATCAACCCCAACTCAAAGCTGGGGACCGAATCGCCCTCTTTAGCTATGGAAGTGGAGCGGTTTCTGAGATCTTTAGTGCCAATCTCGTTCCTGGTTTTGAGCAACTCTTAGATCACAAACGCATGGAAAAACTGGACCAACGTACGGTTCTTAGTGTTGCTGACTACGAACGACTCTTTTATGAGGAAGTAGATCTAGATCCTAGTGGCAATCAAGTGTTTGAGCCTGCTACGCATCAAACTTTTGCTTTGACAGAGATCAAGGAACACCAGCGCACTTACCAGAAAGTAGAAAAATAA
- a CDS encoding hydroxymethylglutaryl-CoA reductase, degradative, producing the protein MARLPGFAKLSPTERIEALLKEGLLTWDEAQILKEQKGLPLSIADQLTENVLSTFDLPFSLAPYFLINGRDYVLPMVTEEPSVVAAASFAAKLIQRSGGFTTQVHQRQMIGEIALTDVEDRNTASKRILEDKETLLQMANEAYPSIVKRGGGARDLWVENKGDFLIVYLAVDPKEAMGANMLNTMLEALTDRIQELSGGQALMAILSNLATRSLVSARCAIDFKALSRNPEEAIEIAHRMELASQLAQVDPYRAATHNKGIFNGIDALVLATGNDWRAIEAGAHAYATQSGSYKGLSHWTSQPEEKKLYGEITLPMPVATKGGSIGLNPTVQVSHRLLGEPSAIELAGIIASLGLAQNFAALKALVTTGIQSGHMKLQARSLALLAGAKEEEVPRLVSQLLENKPFNLEKAQTLLQELRK; encoded by the coding sequence ATGGCACGATTACCAGGTTTTGCAAAACTTTCTCCCACAGAACGCATAGAGGCCTTACTGAAGGAAGGCCTCTTAACTTGGGATGAAGCACAGATCTTAAAAGAACAAAAGGGACTTCCCCTTTCTATTGCAGATCAATTGACAGAAAATGTCTTGTCGACTTTTGACTTGCCTTTTAGCCTCGCTCCTTATTTCTTGATCAACGGTCGTGACTATGTCCTTCCCATGGTCACAGAAGAGCCTTCCGTGGTTGCAGCTGCCAGCTTTGCAGCCAAGCTCATCCAACGTTCGGGCGGCTTCACCACCCAGGTGCACCAGCGCCAAATGATCGGTGAGATTGCTCTGACGGATGTTGAAGATAGGAATACTGCAAGCAAGCGCATCCTCGAAGACAAAGAAACCCTTCTTCAGATGGCTAATGAAGCCTATCCTTCTATCGTTAAGCGTGGAGGTGGAGCGAGGGATCTTTGGGTCGAAAACAAGGGGGACTTTCTCATTGTCTACTTGGCTGTCGATCCCAAAGAAGCCATGGGAGCCAATATGCTCAATACCATGTTAGAAGCTCTGACCGATCGCATCCAGGAACTCTCTGGTGGTCAGGCCTTGATGGCAATTTTATCCAACTTGGCCACTCGCTCTTTGGTGAGTGCACGGTGTGCGATCGATTTTAAAGCACTGAGTCGAAATCCTGAGGAAGCCATTGAGATTGCCCACCGGATGGAGCTAGCTAGCCAACTGGCTCAAGTGGATCCTTACCGTGCGGCTACTCATAACAAGGGAATTTTTAACGGGATTGATGCCCTGGTCCTTGCGACAGGCAATGACTGGCGGGCCATCGAAGCAGGAGCCCATGCCTATGCTACACAAAGTGGTTCATACAAGGGCTTGAGCCACTGGACAAGTCAGCCAGAAGAGAAAAAACTCTATGGAGAGATCACCCTGCCAATGCCGGTTGCGACAAAAGGAGGCTCGATTGGCCTCAACCCAACGGTTCAAGTCAGCCACCGTTTGCTAGGAGAGCCTTCTGCTATTGAATTAGCCGGTATCATCGCTTCGCTCGGTTTGGCGCAGAATTTCGCAGCCCTCAAAGCCCTTGTCACCACAGGAATTCAATCAGGACATATGAAACTCCAAGCACGCTCCCTAGCCCTTCTAGCAGGAGCTAAGGAAGAGGAAGTTCCCCGATTGGTTAGCCAACTCCTTGAAAACAAACCCTTTAACTTAGAAAAGGCACAAACACTCTTACAAGAATTGAGAAAATAA